The Desulfovulcanus ferrireducens genome includes the window TTCTTAGTGTCAGGAGTGACCAGGATACACCGCTTAAGCTGGGAGGATGTGGAGCCGCCAAGTAATTATGTGGCACAATTTAGCTCTAATAGCATTACAGGAGTAGTTAAACTTGAGAACAGGATCACCTTTTTAATCGACCTAGAAAAAATTGTGGCTGAATTAAACCCAAATACAGCTCTCAATTTCGATAAAAACTTAGATGTACGCCTGGATGACAACTATACAGCTCTGGTGGCTGATGATTCCGACACTATTCTGGAGATGCTTGCCAACCTTCTGGAGCAAGCCAATTTTAAGGTAATCAAGGCTAGTAATGGTTTGCAAGCATGGGAAAAATTACAGGAGCTCAAAAAACAGGCCCAAGCTCAGAACAAGCGCATCAATGATCTTGTCCAGATTGTTGTCTCGGATATTGAGATGCCAGCAATGGACGGCCTGACTCTAACTAAAAAGATTAAGCAAGATCCAGAGTTAGCTACCCTGCCAGTGCTCTTATTCTCTTCCCTGATCACAGAAAGAATAAAGCATAAGGGTGAATCAGTGGGTGCAGACGATCAAATTTCAAAACCAGAAGTGAGTGAACTGGCCATACGAGCCAAAACATTGATTGAAAAGACACGGGGTGGCAAGTAGTTGGTGAGTAGGTAAAACTTTACCCTCTCAACTTTCTCGTATGTTTACATCACCTGTTTTCAAATTTAAGAGATAAAGAAATAAGAATTTAGGCGTGACAGACCGTTCAACTTTCTGGTGCATCAAGACACCGTAACTCAGCTTTTGGTC containing:
- a CDS encoding chemotaxis protein, with product MYQTNILLESGTNELEIVEFFIHEQIPGQEEVYTGYYGINVAKVLKIIKKPKITELPEVPHPAVLGAFNLRSSIIPLVDLSLWLGKNRILDENANVIVTEFNKVVNGFLVSGVTRIHRLSWEDVEPPSNYVAQFSSNSITGVVKLENRITFLIDLEKIVAELNPNTALNFDKNLDVRLDDNYTALVADDSDTILEMLANLLEQANFKVIKASNGLQAWEKLQELKKQAQAQNKRINDLVQIVVSDIEMPAMDGLTLTKKIKQDPELATLPVLLFSSLITERIKHKGESVGADDQISKPEVSELAIRAKTLIEKTRGGK